The following are encoded together in the Pithys albifrons albifrons isolate INPA30051 chromosome 5, PitAlb_v1, whole genome shotgun sequence genome:
- the LOC139672132 gene encoding uncharacterized protein: MRGVQRPVATAHARSTARRPYCARAEYRAVSLLRMRGSGVAIAHARSTARRPSCARPESASLSLLLDATSRVRSWRCFPAPAAAGAAGARGEHPAAGAAAAEAFLERGAGTIARSAAAKIPGVLGGFLKLIALKASDPQGFDLLNSIMEHMPPMFETGLEKMMIPEIQKVSGQVEKQIRAVGITKTLTECPPVMDTEYPKLWIPLLQALPPWPLRAA, encoded by the exons atgcgcggagtacagcgccccgtcgctactgcgcacgcgcggagtacagcgcgccgtcccTACTGCGCtcgcgcggagtacagagcggtGTCGCtgctgcgcatgcgcgga AGCGGTGTCGCTattgcgcatgcgcggagtacagcgcgccgtcccTCCTGTGCTCGCCCGGAGTCcgcctctctgtctctcctgctggatgccacatcccgtgttcgttcatggcgctgttttcccgcacctgccgcagccggtgccgcgggagcgcgcggggaacatcccgccgccggtgcggctgctgcagaggcgttcctggagcgcggcgccggcaccatcgcccgcagcgccgccgccaagatc cctggagtgctggggggattcctgaagctgattgccttgaaagccagtgatccccaaggctttgacctgctaaacagcatcatggagcatatgccccc GATGTTTGAAACGGGcttggagaaaatgatgattcctgaaatccagaaagtgTCTggacaagttgaaaagcagatccgtgctgttggcatcacaaagacattaacagaatgtcctcccgtgatggacactgagtaccccaagctgtg gattcctttgctgcaggccctccctccttggcctcttcgagctgcctga